A stretch of the Zonotrichia albicollis isolate bZonAlb1 chromosome 31, bZonAlb1.hap1, whole genome shotgun sequence genome encodes the following:
- the B3GALT4 gene encoding beta-1,3-galactosyltransferase 4, with translation MAVAVLALLGSGRAEELLAAAMAAWGERGDGDEWGVLLSPPPCAPPAPFLLILVPSAPPHLQRRLAVRDTWGGPWAGSGAPPARTVFVLGTPGDPREQRELLAESRQHGDILQGDFADSYANLTRKTLLLLRWARACCAAAPFLLKADDDVFVNVPAVATYLATWRDAPARLYLGRVHWRVAPNRDPRSRHYVAEELYPLSRYPPYCSGTAYVLSRRAAGAVLRAGAGVPLALPEDVWVGVAARRAGVWARHSARFGGSARFPPERCCLARALLSAHRVRPRELRGVWGRLPGLSGDCGGLWALLGLLRCRVMALGEGLWGGGQGDPE, from the exons ATGGCGGTggcggtgctggcgctgctgggcAGCGGCCGGGCCGAGGAGCTGCTGGCGGCGGCCATGGCGGCCTGGGGGGAGCGGGGGGATGGGGACGAGTGGGGG gtgctgctgtcGCCGCCCCCCTGCGCGCCCCCCGCCCCGTTCCTGCTGATCCTCGTGCCCAGCGCGCCCCCGCACCTGCAGCGCCGCCTCGCCGTGCGCGACACCTGGGGCGGGCCCTGGGCGGGCTCGGgggcgccgcccgcccgcaCCGTGTTCGTGCTGGGGACCCCCGGGGACCCCCGCGAGCAGCGGGAGCTGCTGGCCGAGTCGCGACAGCACGGCGACATCCTGCAGGGCGACTTCGCCGACAGCTACGCCAACCTGACCCGCAagacgctgctgctgctgcgctgGGCCCGCGCCTGCTGCGCGGCCGCGCCCTTCCTGCTCAAAGCCGACGACGACGTCTTCGTCAACGTGCCCGCTGTCGCGACATACCTGGCGACATGGCGCGACGCGCCCGCCCGCCTCTACCTGGGCCGCGTGCACTGGCGGGTGGCGCCCAACCGCGACCCGCGCAGCCGGCACTATGTCGCGGAGGAGCTGTACCCGCTGTCGCGATACCCGCCCTACTGCAGCGGCACGGCGTACGTGCTGtcgcggcgggcggcgggcgcggtGCTGCGGGCGGGCGCGGGGGTCCCGCTGGCGTTACCGGAGGATGTGTGGGTGGGGGTcgcggcgcggcgggcgggggtCTGGGCGCGGCACTCGGCGCGGTTCGGGGGCTCGGCGCGGTTCCCGCCCGAGCGCTGCTGCCTGGCCCGGGCGCTGCTGAGCGCGCACCGGGTGCGGCCCCGGGAGCTGCGCGGGGTCTGGGGGCGCCTGCCGGGGCTCTCCGGGGACTGCGGGGGGCTCTGggcgctgctggggctgctgcggTGCCGCGTGATGGCCctgggggaggggctgtggggaggggggcAGGGGGATCCCGAGTGA
- the PFDN6 gene encoding prefoldin subunit 6: MAEPLQKKLQGELEKYQQLQKELGRAVAARQKLETQLTENNIVQEELNLLDDSTTIFKLLGPVLVKQDLEEAKNTVGKRLEYISGEMKRYEQQMQELERRSEQQRELLGRLQQELQAKP; the protein is encoded by the exons ATGGCGGAGCCGCTGCAGAAGAAGCTCCAGGGGGAGCTGGAGAAATATCAGCAGTTACAGAAAg AGCTGGGCCGGGCGGTGGCGGCGCGGCAGAAATTGGAGACGCAGCTGACGGAGAACAACATCGTGCAGGAG GAGCTGAATTTGCTGGACGACTCCACCACCATTTTTAAACTTTTGGGCCCCGTTTTGGTCAAGCAGGACCTGGAGGAGGCCAAAAACACCGTGGGGAAACGGCTGGAGTACATCAGCGGGGAAAT GAAGCGCTACGAGCAGCagatgcaggagctggagcGGCGCTCGGAGCAGCAGCGCGAGCTCCTGGGGCGcctccagcaggagctccaggccaagccctga
- the TAPBP gene encoding tapasin encodes MAGARLLLAGLFQIWGGVAVFGEPPPALRCPLLDRRGAPAPRGALLRFLGDPGAPPPPETPPDPQNTFDVIDPLGVLPDFWGPSRAPPRCELSPTEPLLPPPPGPSPRCHPGLGTRWWLLALGTPRREGTVLLHQVTAAQGDTARVNASLAISTLTPTLRGLLGTPQTLHCSFTPPTPGVPFTLEWLRHRDGATRRLLAFDSAANRVTEAAPGVLLLLGGHGDTAGTAPGTAGTQPPGGAVQVSLQLPPLSVSDDGSFVCSVATPLGQLQQVLRMNVIAPPQVSLVPSVLSPGVPARLRCDAVGFFPLDVGIRWERQARGDPRPRPVTPEGATATTAPGDSASSPGDSASATLGDSGAGLSWSSGHRRAADGTFSRSAGLSVAKGTAGDTYSCLVTHVAWDVPLRVTVHVAGDTGPSVEDMAGMALVAFVIGGLCQRLWPSAGR; translated from the exons ATGGCGGGAGCgcggctgctgctggcgg GTCTGTTCcagatttggggaggggtcgcGGTTTTTGGGGAGCCCCCCCCCGCCCTGCGCTGCCCCCTGCTGGACCGGCGCGGCGCCCCCGCCCCCCGCGGGGCCCTGCTCCGCTTCCTGGGAGACCCCGGGGCGCCCCCGCCCCCCGAAACCCCCCCGGACCCCCAGAACACCTTCGACGTCATCG accccctggGGGTCCTGccggatttttggggtccctcgcGGGCGCCCCCCCGGTGCGAGCTGAGCCCCACggagccgctgctgccgccgcccccGGGGCCGTCCCCGCGCTGCCACCCCGGGCTGGGGACGCGCTggtggctgctggccctggggacaccgcGCAGGGAGGGGACGGTGCTGCTGCACCAGGTGACAGCGGCGCAGGGGGACACGGCCAGGGTCAACG cCTCCCTGGCCATCTCCACGCTGACCCCGACCCTGCGGGGGCTCCTGGGGACCCCCCAGACCCTGCACTGCTCCTTCACCCCCCCCACCCCGGGCGTCCCCTTCACCCTGGAGTGGCTGCGGCACCGCGACGGCGCCACCCGGCGCCTGCTGGCCTTCGACTCGGCCGCCAACCGCGTCACCGAGGCGGCGCcgggggtgctgctgctgctgggggggcaCGGGGACACCGCCgggacagccccagggacagcggggacacag ccgccagggggcgctgttcaggtctctctgcagctgcCGCCGCTCTCCGTGTCCGATGACGGCTCCTTCGTCTGCTCTGTGGCCACGCCCCtcgggcagctgcagcaggtgctgCGCATGAACGTGATTG cccctccccaggtgtccctggtCCCCTCCGTGCTGTCCCCGGGTGTCCCAGCCCGGCTCCGCTGTGACGCCGTTGGGTTTTTCCCTCTGGACGTTGGGATCCGCTGGGAGCGCCAGGCCCGGGGGGACCCGCGGCCACGCCCGGTGACACCCGAGGGTGCCACCGCCACCACCGCccctggggacagtgccagcagccctggggacagtgccagcGCCACCCTTGGGGACAGCGGCGcggggctgagctggagctcGGGGCACCGGCGCGCGGCCGACGGCACCTTCAGCCGGAGCGCGGGGCTGAGCGTGGCCAAGGGGACAGCGGGGGACACCTACAGCTGCCTGGTGACACACGTGGCCTGGGACGTGCCACTCAGGGTCACCGTACACGTggcag